In Patagioenas fasciata isolate bPatFas1 chromosome 2, bPatFas1.hap1, whole genome shotgun sequence, a single window of DNA contains:
- the GBX1 gene encoding homeobox protein GBX-1, whose protein sequence is MQRPSGQGTAFSIDSLIGTPPPRSGHLLYTGYPMFMPYRPLVLPQALSHAPLQSGLPPLAPLASFAGRLTNTFCASLGQAVPSMVALTTALPSFSEPPDGFYPPQELPPPRTTPDAGCRRGAEGLEAEELPPGRDKGPPEPPLHFPDPFPGLADGKAYSSDEEKLEVKSAATPCSEREEESSAGDSEEEPFLDGTAAAALGAKAKGKGGPAAEQAPPGSGAGKSRRRRTAFTSEQLLELEKEFHCKKYLSLTERSQIAHALKLSEVQVKIWFQNRRAKWKRIKAGNVSNRSGEPVRNPKIVVPIPVHVNRFAVRSQHQQIEQGARP, encoded by the exons ATGCAGAGACCCAGCGGCCAGGGGACCGCCTTCTCCATCGACTCGCTCATCGGGACTCCGCCGCCGCGCTCCGGGCACCTGCTCTACACAGGGTACCCCATGTTCATGCCGTACCGgccgctggtgctgccgcaggcGCTGTCCCACGCGCCGCTGCAGTCGGGGCTGCCGCCGCTGGCCCCGCTCGCCTCCTTCGCCGGCCGCCTCACCAACACCTTCTgcgccagcctgggccaggccgTGCCCTCCATGGTGGCCCTCACCACGGCCCTGCCCAGCTTCTCCGAGCCCCCCGACGGCTTCTACCCACCGCAGGAGCTGCCCCCACCGCGCACCACCCCCGACGCCGGCTGCCGGCGGGGCGCCGAGGGCCTGGAGGCGGAggagctgcccccggggcgcGACAAGGGGCCGCCCGAGCCGCCGCTGCACTTCCCGGACCCCTTCCCCGGCCTGGCAG ATGGGAAGGCGTACAGCTCGGACGAGGAGAAGCTGGAGGTGAAGTCGGCGGCGACGCCGTGCAGCGAGCGGGAGGAGGAGAGCTCGGCGGGGGACAGCGAGGAGGAGCCTTTCCTGGACGGGACGGCCGCGGCCGCGCTGGGCGCCAAGGCCAAGGGCAAGGGCGGCCCCGCGGCCGAGCAGGCCCCGCCGGGCTCGGGGGCGGGCAAGAGCCGGCGGCGGCGCACGGCCTTCACCAgcgagcagctgctggagctggagaaggaatTCCACTGCAAGAAGTACCTGAGCCTCACGGAGCGCTCGCAGATCGCGCACGCCCTGAAGCTGAGCGAGGTGCAGGTGAAGATCTGGTTCCAGAACCGCCGCGCCAAGTGGAAACGCATCAAGGCGGGCAACGTGAGCAACCGCTCGGGCGAGCCCGTCCGCAACCCCAAGATCGTGGTGCCCATCCCGGTGCACGTCAATCGCTTCGCCGTGCGCAGCCAGCACCAGCAGATCGAGCAGGGCGCCCGGCCCTGA
- the ASB10 gene encoding ankyrin repeat and SOCS box protein 10 isoform X2 has product MGSITGRGAGSRGPICTRKADGPAQVYWQALLTGDRAVVAEILSDTQNNLGPNAVFDTSDLEEWKNYRFNIRRLRLWSLSYEEELTAPLHITASRGYTDCLRLLLLRGANVNFAPGGKTALHEACAAARTDCVRLLLGSGADPEAVSEDGYRPLHLCKSPDSIQCAQQLLQHGASVNSRTEEEEDTALHVAARHGLTDHVQLLLRHGAELEAKNEEGQTPLNAACAQPHQPQDMDRYHRVCQLLVESGASINAADRDRQHPLHLACKNANAQVAELLLARGANVNIMNYSGNTALHNILQAAAYKLEHHPELVVRTLLNYGAVRIWPGSLLKVLRYCHACPRAVEALINSYAHVRVSEDWADAVPAAVVQKYPRFYQSLFSLGQRPRSLQHLARHTLRTFLEGRLLLVLSQLHLPSALHRFLLLSFEDVLY; this is encoded by the exons ATGGGCAGCATCACGGGCAGAGGAGCCGGGAGCCGGGGGCCCATCTGCACGCGGAAGGCGGACGGCCCTGCCCAGGTCTACTGGCAGGCCCTGCTGACCGGGGACCGGGCGGTTGTGGCCGAGATCCTCAGCGACACTCAGAACAACCTGGGTCCCAACGCTGTGTTTGACACCAGTGACCTGGAAGAGTGGAAAAACTACCGCTTCAACATCCGCCGGCTGA gacTGTGGTCTCTGAGCTACGAGGAGGAGCTCACGGCGCCGCTGCACATCACAGCCAGCCGGGGCTACACGGACTgcctgcggctgctgctgctccgcGGCGCCAACGTCAACTTCGCCCCGGGGGGCAAGACCGCCCTGCACGAGGCCTGCGCGGCAGCCCGGACAGACTGCGTGCGCCTGCTGCTCGGCTCCGGCGCCGACCCCGAGGCCGTCTCTGAGGATGGCTACAGGCCCCTGCACCTCTGCAAGAGCCCGGACTCCATCCA GtgtgcccagcagctgctgcagcacggTGCCAGCGTCAACAGTCggacagaggaggaagaggacacaGCGCTGCACGTAGCAGCACGGCATGGCCTGACAGACCAcgtgcagctgctgctgcgccACGGGGCGGAGCTGGAGGCGAAGAACGAGGAGGGGCAGACGCCGCTGAACGCTGCCTGTGCCCAGCCCCATCAGCCCCAGGACATGGACCGTTACCACCGGGTCTGCCAGCTGCTGGTGGAGAGCGGAGCCAGCATCAACGCTGCAGACAGGGACCGCCAGCACCCGCTTCACCTGGCCTGCAAGAACGCCAACGCTCAAGTGGCAGAGCTACTGCTGGCCCGGGGTGCAAACGTCAACATCATGAACTACAGCGGCAACACGGCGCTGCACAATATCCTGCAAGCGGCTGCCTACAAGCTGGAGCATCACCCGGAGCTTGTGGTGCGAACACTGCTCAACTACGGTGCCGTCCGCATCTGGCCTGGCTCCCTGCTCAAG GTGCTGCGGTACTGCCACGCGTGCCCGCGGGCCGTCGAGGCCCTGATCAACAGCTACGCACACGTGCGCGTCTCCGAGGACTGGGCGGACGCGGTGCCTGCGGCCGTTGTGCAG AAATACCCACGTTTCTACCAGTCACTTTTCTCTCTGGGGCAAAGAcctcgctccctgcagcacctGGCTCGCCACACGCTCAGGACCTTCCTGGAGGGCCGGTTGCTCCTGGTCCTGTCTCAGCTGCACCTGCCAAGCGCCTTGCACCGGTTCCTGCTGCTCAGCTTTGAGGATGTTCTCTACTAG
- the ASB10 gene encoding ankyrin repeat and SOCS box protein 10 isoform X1, which translates to MDGSFPFSSTAQRLRQLDEEQLDPRKDSRRPRSRYHRGEHNLSPVRQGCRDSRLEPLECRDLLVQNALFTGDLEMVQKYFTRSAAVNLVIEIRGDELHWISRKRGLWSLSYEEELTAPLHITASRGYTDCLRLLLLRGANVNFAPGGKTALHEACAAARTDCVRLLLGSGADPEAVSEDGYRPLHLCKSPDSIQCAQQLLQHGASVNSRTEEEEDTALHVAARHGLTDHVQLLLRHGAELEAKNEEGQTPLNAACAQPHQPQDMDRYHRVCQLLVESGASINAADRDRQHPLHLACKNANAQVAELLLARGANVNIMNYSGNTALHNILQAAAYKLEHHPELVVRTLLNYGAVRIWPGSLLKVLRYCHACPRAVEALINSYAHVRVSEDWADAVPAAVVQKYPRFYQSLFSLGQRPRSLQHLARHTLRTFLEGRLLLVLSQLHLPSALHRFLLLSFEDVLY; encoded by the exons ATGGACGGCAGCTTTCCCTTCAGCTCCACCGCACAACGCTTGCGGCAGctggatgaggagcagctggatcCACGGAAGGACTCTCGGCGTCCAAGGTCCCGGTACCACCGCGGCGAGCACAACCTGAGCCCGGTTCGCCAGGGATGCCGGGACAGCCGCTTGGAGCCACTGGAGTGCCGGGACCTGCTGGTCCAGAACGCGCTCTTCACCGGGGACCTGGAGATGGTGCAGAAGTACTTCACCAGGAGCGCAGCCGTCAACCTCGTCATTGAGATCAGAGGTGACGAGCTGCACTGGATCAGCAGGAAACGTG gacTGTGGTCTCTGAGCTACGAGGAGGAGCTCACGGCGCCGCTGCACATCACAGCCAGCCGGGGCTACACGGACTgcctgcggctgctgctgctccgcGGCGCCAACGTCAACTTCGCCCCGGGGGGCAAGACCGCCCTGCACGAGGCCTGCGCGGCAGCCCGGACAGACTGCGTGCGCCTGCTGCTCGGCTCCGGCGCCGACCCCGAGGCCGTCTCTGAGGATGGCTACAGGCCCCTGCACCTCTGCAAGAGCCCGGACTCCATCCA GtgtgcccagcagctgctgcagcacggTGCCAGCGTCAACAGTCggacagaggaggaagaggacacaGCGCTGCACGTAGCAGCACGGCATGGCCTGACAGACCAcgtgcagctgctgctgcgccACGGGGCGGAGCTGGAGGCGAAGAACGAGGAGGGGCAGACGCCGCTGAACGCTGCCTGTGCCCAGCCCCATCAGCCCCAGGACATGGACCGTTACCACCGGGTCTGCCAGCTGCTGGTGGAGAGCGGAGCCAGCATCAACGCTGCAGACAGGGACCGCCAGCACCCGCTTCACCTGGCCTGCAAGAACGCCAACGCTCAAGTGGCAGAGCTACTGCTGGCCCGGGGTGCAAACGTCAACATCATGAACTACAGCGGCAACACGGCGCTGCACAATATCCTGCAAGCGGCTGCCTACAAGCTGGAGCATCACCCGGAGCTTGTGGTGCGAACACTGCTCAACTACGGTGCCGTCCGCATCTGGCCTGGCTCCCTGCTCAAG GTGCTGCGGTACTGCCACGCGTGCCCGCGGGCCGTCGAGGCCCTGATCAACAGCTACGCACACGTGCGCGTCTCCGAGGACTGGGCGGACGCGGTGCCTGCGGCCGTTGTGCAG AAATACCCACGTTTCTACCAGTCACTTTTCTCTCTGGGGCAAAGAcctcgctccctgcagcacctGGCTCGCCACACGCTCAGGACCTTCCTGGAGGGCCGGTTGCTCCTGGTCCTGTCTCAGCTGCACCTGCCAAGCGCCTTGCACCGGTTCCTGCTGCTCAGCTTTGAGGATGTTCTCTACTAG